The proteins below come from a single Cytobacillus luteolus genomic window:
- the ruvA gene encoding Holliday junction branch migration protein RuvA: MIEFIKGQIDFVNPEYIVVENNGVGYLIYTPNPFVFRKNKNEMVTIYTYQHVREDILALYGFQTREERALFMKLLNVSGIGPKGGLAILASGQPAQVVRAIENEDEKFLVRFPGIGKKTARQMILDLKGKLHDLVPEGLDDLFTSEDRLILESTSSEALDEAVEALKVLGYAEREIKKIIPELLQETMTTDQYIRKALQMLLK, translated from the coding sequence TTGATTGAATTTATAAAAGGACAAATAGATTTTGTTAACCCGGAATATATTGTTGTCGAAAATAATGGAGTAGGCTATCTGATTTATACACCAAATCCATTTGTATTTAGAAAGAATAAAAATGAAATGGTCACCATATACACGTATCAACATGTTCGTGAGGATATTTTAGCCTTATATGGCTTTCAAACGCGTGAAGAGAGAGCACTGTTTATGAAGTTATTAAATGTTTCTGGTATAGGTCCAAAAGGTGGACTCGCGATCTTAGCTTCAGGACAACCAGCCCAAGTTGTACGAGCCATTGAGAACGAGGATGAAAAATTCTTAGTCCGTTTCCCTGGCATCGGCAAGAAAACAGCAAGGCAAATGATCCTTGATTTAAAAGGGAAACTTCATGATTTAGTACCGGAAGGATTAGATGATTTATTTACGTCAGAAGATAGGCTCATTCTTGAAAGTACATCTTCTGAAGCACTTGATGAGGCGGTTGAAGCTTTAAAAGTTCTAGGGTATGCGGAGCGTGAAATCAAAAAAATCATACCAGAGCTTTTACAAGAAACAATGACAACTGATCAATACATAAGAAAGGCTCTCCAAATGCTACTAAAATAA
- the nadC gene encoding carboxylating nicotinate-nucleotide diphosphorylase produces the protein MNKLKVRKLLEQFFLEDIGERDITSDSIFPPELRGEGHFLVKDEGILSGVDIITQGYKLLDSSCEVILYKHDGDRVENGEIIAKVYGPMGVLLTGERVILNLLQRMSGIATLTKKAVTALQSDHTKICDTRKTTPGLRILEKYAVTCGGGFNHRFGLYDGVMIKDNHIAFAGSITLAVKAVRESVGHMVKVEVETESREAVEEAISAGADVIMFDNRTPEEVKEFVGIVPKSIVTEASGGITIENLKEYGKTGVDYISLGMLTHSAKALDISFNVSEKGAIR, from the coding sequence ATGAATAAACTGAAGGTTAGAAAATTACTCGAGCAATTCTTTCTAGAGGATATTGGTGAGCGAGATATAACCAGTGATTCAATATTCCCTCCAGAACTTAGAGGAGAAGGCCACTTTTTAGTGAAAGATGAAGGGATATTATCAGGAGTAGACATTATCACACAAGGCTACAAGTTATTAGATTCATCCTGTGAGGTCATCCTGTACAAACATGATGGAGATCGTGTAGAAAACGGAGAGATTATAGCAAAAGTATATGGACCGATGGGAGTTTTATTAACAGGTGAAAGAGTCATCTTGAATCTTTTACAAAGGATGAGTGGTATTGCGACCCTTACTAAAAAGGCGGTAACAGCCTTACAAAGTGATCATACGAAAATATGTGATACTCGAAAAACGACACCTGGCTTAAGAATTCTTGAAAAGTATGCTGTCACATGTGGTGGTGGTTTTAATCATCGCTTCGGTTTGTATGACGGTGTCATGATAAAAGATAATCATATTGCCTTTGCCGGTTCTATTACTCTAGCTGTTAAGGCAGTTCGGGAATCAGTTGGACACATGGTAAAAGTTGAGGTTGAAACAGAATCTAGAGAAGCTGTTGAAGAGGCTATTTCAGCAGGTGCTGATGTAATTATGTTCGATAATCGAACACCAGAAGAGGTAAAGGAATTTGTTGGAATAGTACCTAAATCAATTGTTACTGAAGCTTCAGGAGGTATTACAATTGAAAACCTCAAAGAATACGGAAAAACAGGTGTTGATTACATTTCTTTAGGAATGTTAACTCATTCAGCAAAAGCGCTAGACATCAGTTTTAATGTATCAGAAAAGGGGGCAATAAGATGA
- the pheA gene encoding prephenate dehydratase, with protein MTEKRKIAFLGPRATFTESAVTFLFPDEVGVAYQTIPECMDAIQAGEVEVAVVPLENTIEGSVNLTLDYLIHEKPARIIAELTVPIRQQLMVHPDNTMRWNDVNCIYSHSHAIAQCHKFLHGQFNQTNYEYMTSTGAAAKYVSEHPKENIAAIANELAAKEYGLTIVRKDIHDYENNHTRFVVLQKEKHSISPPSNLSPVGQKTTLMITLPSDQAGALHQVLSAFAWRKLNLSKIESRPMKTGLGNYFFIIDIDAILDEILVPGAIAELEALGCSVTILGSYPFFHAN; from the coding sequence ATGACAGAGAAAAGAAAGATTGCTTTTTTAGGGCCAAGAGCAACATTTACAGAAAGTGCAGTTACGTTTTTATTCCCTGACGAAGTCGGTGTGGCCTATCAAACGATTCCTGAATGCATGGACGCTATCCAGGCGGGAGAAGTTGAAGTTGCTGTAGTTCCTTTAGAAAATACGATCGAAGGGTCCGTTAATTTAACACTCGATTATTTAATCCATGAAAAGCCCGCACGAATTATCGCTGAGCTAACTGTTCCAATAAGGCAGCAGCTAATGGTTCATCCAGACAATACAATGCGATGGAATGATGTAAACTGTATTTACTCACATTCACATGCAATAGCACAGTGTCATAAATTTTTACATGGTCAGTTTAATCAAACAAACTATGAGTATATGACTTCAACTGGAGCAGCTGCTAAATATGTTTCTGAACATCCAAAAGAGAATATAGCAGCGATTGCTAACGAATTGGCTGCTAAGGAGTATGGTCTTACAATTGTAAGAAAAGACATCCATGATTATGAAAACAACCATACGCGTTTTGTTGTGCTTCAAAAGGAGAAACACTCGATATCTCCTCCTAGTAATCTTTCACCAGTAGGGCAGAAAACGACATTAATGATTACCTTACCTTCGGACCAAGCTGGGGCACTTCACCAAGTATTATCTGCATTTGCATGGAGAAAATTAAATCTTTCTAAAATTGAATCACGACCAATGAAAACAGGCTTAGGTAATTATTTTTTTATCATTGATATAGATGCTATTTTAGATGAAATATTAGTTCCGGGGGCAATTGCTGAACTTGAAGCTCTTGGCTGCTCTGTAACTATTTTAGGTTCGTATCCTTTCTTTCATGCAAACTAA
- a CDS encoding intercompartmental signaling factor BofC, which translates to MRPSIRIFTWTTIILFSIFYFGFLKEAPSTHELNRAEASTEIVEKENKAYEVNGPLTITVILERLYLDGEVSEEIVEETIWSMEDFWAQYEDWQLVHQDEEQIVFQQQIDDISPLLKSNGYFGITDDGILTIYEGKPKESTKVIQSFFQIDVKKLESHQHTRLKEGIRVSSKDHYEDIIETFKTLSATPTTNTLKD; encoded by the coding sequence ATGAGACCTTCCATTAGAATATTTACTTGGACTACTATTATTTTGTTTTCCATTTTTTACTTCGGTTTTTTAAAAGAGGCGCCATCTACTCATGAACTAAATAGAGCCGAAGCATCAACAGAGATTGTAGAAAAAGAGAACAAGGCTTATGAGGTAAATGGACCTCTAACAATTACCGTTATATTGGAAAGATTATATTTAGACGGTGAAGTAAGTGAGGAAATTGTAGAAGAAACAATTTGGTCAATGGAAGATTTTTGGGCCCAATATGAGGATTGGCAGCTAGTACATCAAGATGAAGAACAGATTGTTTTTCAACAACAAATTGATGATATTTCGCCCTTATTAAAATCAAATGGGTATTTTGGGATAACTGATGATGGAATACTTACAATTTACGAAGGTAAACCAAAGGAATCAACAAAAGTAATTCAATCTTTTTTTCAAATAGATGTAAAAAAGCTTGAGAGTCATCAGCATACTCGTCTAAAAGAAGGAATAAGAGTTAGTTCAAAGGATCACTATGAAGATATCATTGAGACCTTTAAAACTCTCTCTGCTACCCCAACTACCAACACTTTAAAAGACTAG
- the nadB gene encoding L-aspartate oxidase, translating into MPFEYTDVLIVGSGIAALNLATKLSEHMNVRIITKSKIENSNSMLAQGGVAAAISPSDHWENHFQDTMSAGCYHNNKAAVKTLVELGPSCIRELMNDGMTFDCDSDGNLVLGLEGAHLQNRILHAGGDSTGKALMNYLFSKLDQKVIVNENEMILDLIIHDEKCVGVTSLNNHNEITSFYANHVVLATGGCGGLYSVTSNDITITGDGIAAAYRAGAEITDMEFIQFHPTMLFKDGKSHGLISEAVRGEGALLVNDKGKYIMEGVHDLKDLAPRDIVSRRIHKEYINGNLVFLDISMIKNFRIKFPTITGICEKAGISLQEGLLPVAPGAHFLMGGIKTNLYGESTINGLYAIGEAACTGVHGANRLASNSLLEGIVFASLLAKRLISAPKQRRRPFLFAKRQRSSSGTSSLPTANEIRNLMSRYAGIERDEKGLIYAKQWIESYLNKDMVNGVLLVNASRSAYTVINMLTTSWLILSSALEREESRGGHYRIDYPVSDSRWLKRYLSRTIKKDGIGFQELVKGAN; encoded by the coding sequence ATGCCTTTCGAATATACAGATGTTTTAATTGTCGGTAGTGGTATTGCAGCCTTAAATCTTGCCACTAAATTAAGTGAGCATATGAATGTGAGAATCATCACAAAGTCTAAAATTGAAAATAGTAATTCTATGTTAGCCCAAGGGGGCGTTGCAGCAGCAATCAGTCCAAGTGACCATTGGGAAAATCACTTTCAAGATACAATGAGTGCAGGATGTTACCATAATAACAAGGCAGCAGTTAAAACATTAGTCGAGCTTGGACCTAGTTGTATAAGAGAATTAATGAATGATGGAATGACATTTGATTGTGATTCAGATGGAAATCTAGTACTTGGTCTAGAAGGTGCACATCTTCAAAATCGTATTCTACATGCTGGAGGAGACAGTACTGGTAAAGCATTAATGAATTATCTCTTTTCAAAGTTAGACCAAAAAGTAATCGTGAATGAAAATGAAATGATTTTAGATTTAATTATACATGATGAAAAGTGTGTTGGAGTGACTAGCCTTAATAATCATAATGAAATAACCTCTTTTTATGCAAATCATGTGGTACTTGCGACAGGAGGTTGCGGAGGACTATATTCTGTAACATCTAATGACATTACTATTACAGGGGATGGAATAGCTGCTGCATATCGAGCGGGAGCAGAAATAACGGATATGGAATTCATTCAGTTTCATCCAACAATGCTATTTAAAGATGGTAAAAGTCATGGGCTTATTTCAGAAGCTGTTCGTGGAGAAGGAGCTCTTCTAGTGAATGACAAAGGTAAATACATTATGGAGGGTGTTCATGATTTAAAAGACCTTGCTCCAAGAGATATCGTGTCTAGAAGAATTCATAAGGAGTATATAAACGGAAATTTAGTTTTTCTTGATATATCCATGATTAAAAACTTTAGGATAAAGTTTCCAACGATTACAGGAATATGTGAAAAAGCAGGTATCAGCCTACAAGAAGGATTACTCCCCGTTGCACCAGGAGCTCATTTTTTAATGGGAGGAATAAAGACGAACTTATATGGCGAATCAACTATTAATGGACTATATGCTATAGGAGAAGCGGCGTGTACAGGTGTTCATGGAGCGAATCGACTTGCTAGTAACTCACTACTTGAAGGAATTGTGTTTGCAAGTTTACTAGCAAAAAGATTAATAAGTGCTCCTAAGCAAAGAAGAAGACCATTCCTTTTTGCCAAAAGACAACGTTCTTCAAGTGGAACGAGTAGTTTGCCAACAGCAAATGAAATTAGAAATTTAATGTCTCGTTATGCTGGTATTGAAAGAGATGAAAAGGGCTTAATTTATGCTAAACAATGGATTGAGTCCTACTTAAATAAGGATATGGTGAATGGCGTACTCCTTGTAAACGCATCAAGGTCTGCGTATACAGTGATTAATATGTTAACAACAAGCTGGCTCATCCTTTCTTCAGCATTGGAACGAGAAGAAAGTAGAGGAGGCCATTATCGGATTGATTATCCAGTTAGTGACTCAAGGTGGTTAAAAAGGTATCTTTCAAGAACGATTAAAAAAGACGGAATAGGTTTTCAAGAATTGGTCAAAGGGGCGAATTAA
- the safA gene encoding SafA/ExsA family spore coat assembly protein yields the protein MKIHVVQKGDTLWNISKKYGVDFEELKKMNTQLSNPDMIMPGMKIKVPTGNVPVKKEMQTNVGTVKESVKKEAPIAAKKEAPIAAKKEAPKKEAVHPYADKSPQPLPVMEAKEEIKEKKVPYTPKMPTPSPINIEGNKLNMLNLESLKAPSAPPILPGMMQPEEKPQVAGVQEKAPKKAPQVAGVQEKAPKKAPHVAGIQEKAPKQAPQVAGVQEGFPQPVPMPTAPVGYTPPQPAEYPCVPMSPVLPGSGLGPFASPPVPPFQQGAPMPMGYPGYPQGINPAMFDDDDDDLPPPMPNVAHTQPMGYAPSPMPYQQMPNFVAGAQAGYKNDCGCGGHVKPAGYHQQMGLPQGYGTIPPGYGMSQPGFAGAGVPQPYGLPQQQGLGGFQQPYGMPQQPGLGGFQQPFGVPQQGFGGYPHLQPYTGPQQGLTPYGQGFQPGLMQSPGQPTVPGGAPFGMNPGQPIPFNQNPMFTMPDFDDDDLD from the coding sequence GTGAAAATTCATGTTGTTCAAAAAGGCGATACACTATGGAATATTTCCAAAAAATATGGTGTAGACTTTGAAGAATTAAAAAAGATGAATACGCAATTAAGCAACCCCGACATGATCATGCCAGGTATGAAAATTAAAGTTCCAACCGGTAACGTACCTGTAAAAAAAGAAATGCAGACAAATGTCGGGACAGTTAAGGAAAGTGTGAAAAAGGAAGCACCTATTGCTGCCAAAAAAGAAGCGCCTATAGCAGCTAAAAAAGAAGCACCAAAAAAAGAGGCAGTTCATCCATATGCTGATAAATCACCACAGCCATTACCAGTAATGGAGGCAAAAGAAGAAATAAAGGAAAAGAAGGTACCATATACTCCAAAGATGCCAACACCAAGTCCAATTAACATTGAGGGTAATAAGCTTAATATGTTAAATCTAGAATCACTTAAGGCTCCAAGCGCACCACCTATTTTACCAGGAATGATGCAGCCAGAAGAGAAGCCACAAGTAGCAGGTGTTCAAGAGAAAGCGCCTAAAAAAGCACCTCAGGTAGCAGGTGTTCAGGAGAAAGCGCCTAAAAAAGCACCACATGTGGCAGGTATTCAAGAGAAAGCGCCTAAACAAGCACCTCAAGTTGCAGGGGTTCAAGAGGGATTTCCTCAACCGGTACCAATGCCAACTGCACCAGTAGGATATACACCACCACAACCGGCGGAGTATCCTTGTGTGCCAATGTCACCAGTATTACCAGGTTCAGGATTGGGACCTTTTGCAAGCCCACCAGTTCCACCATTCCAACAAGGTGCACCAATGCCTATGGGCTATCCGGGATATCCTCAAGGAATAAATCCGGCTATGTTTGATGATGACGATGATGATTTACCACCACCAATGCCAAACGTAGCACATACACAGCCAATGGGTTATGCGCCATCACCAATGCCATATCAGCAAATGCCAAACTTTGTTGCTGGTGCACAAGCAGGCTATAAAAATGATTGTGGATGTGGAGGTCATGTGAAACCAGCTGGATATCATCAGCAAATGGGATTACCTCAAGGATATGGTACAATCCCACCTGGATATGGAATGTCGCAACCAGGATTTGCTGGAGCAGGAGTACCTCAACCATATGGTTTACCACAACAACAAGGGTTAGGTGGATTCCAGCAACCTTATGGAATGCCACAACAACCGGGATTAGGTGGATTTCAGCAACCTTTTGGTGTACCGCAACAAGGATTTGGGGGTTACCCACATCTACAACCTTATACTGGACCACAACAGGGATTAACACCTTATGGTCAAGGCTTTCAGCCAGGACTAATGCAATCCCCTGGACAGCCAACTGTTCCTGGTGGGGCTCCATTTGGTATGAATCCTGGTCAGCCAATACCATTTAATCAAAATCCAATGTTTACAATGCCGGACTTTGATGATGATGATTTAGATTAA
- the nadA gene encoding quinolinate synthase NadA codes for MNILELINKDSVQGIPSEYKTLSVAEMEQRVREIKNSFGEKLFIPGHHYQKDEVIQFADTTGDSLQLAQISAQNKNAEYIVFCGVHFMAETADILTNPNQRVILPDMRAGCSMADMANIEQTERGWNTMQQVFGDTIIPLTYVNSTAAIKAFVGRNGGATVTSSNAKPMLEWAFTQKQRILFLPDQHLGRNTAFDLGIPLDEMAVWNPITDAFEYNGNLNDVKVILWKGHCSVHENFTVNNINDIRKDEPDMNIIVHPECTREVVALSDYAGSTKYIIDTIDKAPSGSKWAIGTEMNLVKRIINNHPDKKIVSLNPHMCPCLTMNRIDLPHLLWALESLEKGEVINEIKVDATIAKDATLALERMLARA; via the coding sequence ATGAATATTTTAGAATTGATAAATAAAGATAGTGTACAAGGAATTCCTTCAGAATATAAGACTCTTTCTGTTGCTGAAATGGAGCAACGTGTGAGAGAAATTAAGAATTCCTTTGGGGAGAAATTGTTTATACCCGGACATCATTATCAAAAAGATGAGGTAATCCAATTTGCTGATACGACCGGTGACTCCTTGCAGTTAGCACAAATTTCAGCTCAAAATAAGAATGCTGAATACATTGTTTTCTGTGGCGTGCATTTTATGGCAGAGACAGCTGATATACTAACCAATCCGAACCAACGAGTTATTTTACCTGATATGAGGGCAGGCTGTTCGATGGCTGATATGGCAAATATTGAACAGACTGAACGTGGTTGGAATACGATGCAACAAGTCTTTGGTGATACAATTATTCCTCTAACTTATGTTAATTCTACAGCGGCAATTAAAGCATTCGTTGGGAGAAATGGGGGAGCAACCGTTACTTCATCAAATGCAAAACCGATGCTTGAATGGGCATTTACCCAAAAGCAACGAATATTATTTTTGCCTGACCAACATTTAGGTAGAAATACGGCATTTGATCTAGGGATACCGCTTGATGAAATGGCAGTTTGGAACCCAATAACTGATGCCTTTGAATATAATGGGAACTTAAATGATGTTAAGGTTATCCTATGGAAAGGCCATTGTTCAGTCCATGAAAACTTTACAGTAAATAATATAAATGATATTAGAAAAGATGAACCAGATATGAATATTATTGTTCACCCTGAATGTACTCGTGAAGTAGTTGCTTTATCCGATTATGCAGGATCTACTAAATATATTATTGATACAATCGACAAGGCACCATCAGGAAGTAAGTGGGCGATTGGTACTGAAATGAATCTTGTTAAACGTATTATAAACAATCACCCTGATAAGAAAATTGTTTCACTAAACCCACATATGTGTCCTTGTTTAACGATGAATAGAATTGACTTACCTCACCTACTATGGGCTCTAGAATCTCTAGAAAAAGGAGAGGTAATTAACGAAATAAAAGTAGATGCTACGATTGCAAAAGATGCTACTTTGGCACTTGAACGTATGCTTGCAAGAGCATAA
- the nadE gene encoding NAD(+) synthase, translated as MEEKITFLVNWIKAQVESAGLKGAIVGVSGGIDSAVVTYLIKKAFPNASLGLIMPCKSSESDKHDALKVIEGCDIHHHVIDLTATHETLFTELEKQLKEKNEWNEETARLGDANTRARLRMTTLYAVANNYGYLVVGTDNAAEWHTGYFTKYGDGGVDLVPLVHLTKGEVREMAIALGVHDDVINKAPSAGLWEGQTDENEMGTTYNMIDKYLKGEEIPNHDKEIIQKLHNRSHHKRSLAAAPPPFEK; from the coding sequence ATGGAAGAGAAAATTACATTCCTTGTCAATTGGATAAAAGCTCAGGTAGAAAGTGCAGGATTAAAGGGTGCTATAGTAGGTGTAAGTGGGGGTATTGATTCAGCAGTTGTCACTTATTTAATAAAAAAGGCTTTCCCGAATGCCTCATTAGGTTTAATTATGCCTTGTAAAAGTAGTGAAAGTGATAAACATGATGCGTTAAAAGTAATTGAAGGCTGTGACATACACCATCATGTAATTGATTTAACGGCGACTCATGAAACCCTTTTTACAGAACTAGAGAAACAATTAAAAGAAAAAAATGAATGGAATGAAGAAACGGCAAGATTAGGTGATGCTAACACAAGAGCTCGTCTTCGTATGACAACTCTTTATGCAGTTGCAAATAATTATGGATACCTGGTTGTTGGAACAGACAATGCAGCTGAATGGCATACTGGATATTTCACAAAATATGGAGATGGTGGAGTAGACCTTGTACCACTAGTCCATTTGACAAAAGGTGAGGTTCGAGAGATGGCAATAGCACTCGGTGTGCATGATGACGTCATCAACAAAGCTCCTAGTGCAGGACTTTGGGAAGGACAAACAGATGAAAATGAGATGGGTACAACCTATAACATGATCGATAAGTATTTAAAAGGTGAAGAAATTCCGAATCATGATAAAGAAATCATTCAAAAATTACATAATAGGTCACATCATAAACGCAGCTTAGCGGCAGCTCCACCACCGTTTGAAAAGTAA
- a CDS encoding transcription repressor NadR codes for MVKDDKKILGENRRELILKWLKDSREPITGSELSTKTNVSRQVIVQDISLLKARNEPILATSNGYFYLKNELTKESFSRVVVCQHPPSQTQEELTLIVDHGVTVKDVKIEHPVYGDLTASIMVSNRQEVNTFMSKINETNATFLSELTDGTHLHTLEASSIDKLDAACQALKKANILIE; via the coding sequence ATGGTGAAGGACGACAAGAAAATTCTTGGGGAAAATAGACGTGAGCTCATCTTAAAGTGGTTAAAGGATTCCAGAGAACCAATTACAGGAAGTGAATTATCCACAAAAACGAATGTAAGTAGGCAAGTTATAGTACAAGATATATCTTTACTTAAAGCAAGAAATGAACCCATTTTGGCAACAAGTAATGGCTATTTTTATTTAAAAAATGAGCTAACCAAGGAAAGTTTTAGCCGTGTTGTGGTTTGCCAACACCCACCAAGCCAAACTCAGGAAGAATTAACTCTAATTGTGGACCATGGCGTTACCGTTAAAGATGTAAAAATAGAACATCCTGTCTATGGTGACTTAACGGCCTCGATAATGGTTAGTAATCGTCAGGAAGTAAATACATTTATGAGTAAAATAAATGAAACGAATGCAACATTTTTATCTGAACTTACAGATGGTACTCACCTTCATACATTAGAAGCTTCTTCAATTGATAAATTGGATGCAGCTTGCCAGGCCCTTAAGAAAGCAAATATCCTGATTGAATAA
- a CDS encoding IscS subfamily cysteine desulfurase, whose amino-acid sequence MIYLDYAATTPMRDESIQAYSEVAKKIFGNPSSLHDHGTSAKNVLEGCREELAKLIAVPKSGVFFTGGGSDANILAIQSLLLGNKHKGKHLITTKVEHSSVKNLFKKLEDEGYTITYLNVTSSGEVNLKELEQSITEETVLASIHHVNSEIGVIQPIHEIGKILKKHDILFHSDCVQSFGKIPIEIKEANLDSISISSHKIYGPKGVGAAYINPMVKWSSVFPNTSHEFGFRPGTVDVPGIAAFVIAAQLIYNEMTDEQQRLQTLRTHLIEEIGHLHLPIEIINRASLHLPTILGLLIEGIEGQYSMLECNRHGVAISTGSACQVGQQEPSKTMIAIGKTPDKAKQFIRLSFGKYTTIEDIDFLLKIMKQIINNFRL is encoded by the coding sequence ATGATCTATTTAGATTATGCTGCAACAACACCAATGAGGGATGAATCTATACAAGCTTATAGTGAAGTGGCTAAAAAGATATTCGGGAACCCAAGTAGCCTTCATGATCATGGAACATCAGCAAAGAATGTTTTAGAGGGATGTCGAGAGGAACTAGCAAAATTAATAGCTGTACCAAAAAGTGGAGTATTTTTCACAGGTGGTGGTTCTGACGCAAATATCTTAGCGATACAGTCACTGTTACTTGGCAACAAACATAAAGGTAAACACCTTATTACAACTAAAGTTGAGCACTCATCAGTCAAGAATCTGTTTAAGAAACTTGAAGATGAGGGTTATACTATCACATATTTAAATGTCACTTCATCAGGTGAAGTTAATCTTAAAGAGTTAGAGCAATCAATTACTGAAGAAACTGTTCTAGCTTCCATTCATCATGTTAATTCAGAAATAGGTGTTATCCAACCTATTCATGAAATCGGGAAAATCTTAAAAAAGCATGATATTCTATTTCACAGTGATTGTGTACAATCATTTGGGAAAATTCCAATAGAAATTAAAGAAGCAAACCTGGATAGTATTTCAATTTCTAGTCATAAAATTTACGGGCCAAAAGGAGTAGGCGCTGCTTATATAAACCCTATGGTAAAATGGAGTAGTGTTTTTCCAAATACTAGTCATGAATTTGGATTTCGTCCAGGAACAGTAGATGTCCCAGGGATTGCTGCTTTTGTGATTGCCGCACAACTTATATATAATGAAATGACTGATGAACAACAGAGATTACAAACCTTACGAACACATTTAATTGAAGAAATAGGTCATTTACATCTTCCTATTGAAATCATAAATCGGGCATCCCTTCATTTACCTACAATTTTAGGGCTACTCATTGAAGGAATAGAAGGACAATATTCAATGTTAGAATGCAATCGACACGGAGTCGCCATTTCGACTGGAAGTGCCTGTCAGGTTGGTCAACAAGAACCATCAAAAACAATGATAGCCATTGGAAAAACCCCTGATAAAGCAAAGCAATTTATACGGTTATCCTTTGGCAAATACACAACAATTGAAGATATTGATTTCTTACTAAAAATCATGAAACAGATCATAAACAATTTTAGACTTTAA
- a CDS encoding YhcN/YlaJ family sporulation lipoprotein has protein sequence MRKQFLTFSATALLLGGLVGCNTNEGAMDNNENVRPFGYYSNEGDNSTGDDQNGNAYTLDDNDGPLTEIMDRNTRNDRTHNTRYGALNRKEGNQNREGNIEEINDHERYIIGDDGDKDNHHGSNDINYHGHLNDEDNTARSTGYYNNYDGNLAERITDRVEGIKNVDDVRTVIMGDNILVAIDTNDRNDANVEKEVQKAVKPLAKGKNINVVTDEGTYSRVRNLDNDIRQGNRRETIDADMKDLFRNVDETLRRPFTDNNNR, from the coding sequence ATGAGGAAGCAATTTCTTACTTTTTCAGCGACAGCATTATTGTTAGGTGGCCTTGTTGGGTGTAATACGAATGAAGGGGCCATGGATAATAATGAGAATGTAAGGCCTTTTGGTTATTATTCGAACGAGGGTGATAACAGTACCGGTGACGATCAAAACGGTAATGCGTATACACTTGATGATAATGATGGGCCACTTACAGAAATAATGGATCGAAATACGAGAAATGACCGTACTCACAATACCCGCTATGGAGCCCTTAATCGAAAAGAAGGAAATCAAAATCGAGAAGGGAATATTGAGGAAATAAACGACCATGAAAGATATATTATAGGTGATGATGGTGATAAGGATAATCATCACGGATCCAACGATATAAATTACCACGGTCATTTAAATGATGAAGACAATACTGCAAGATCAACTGGTTATTACAATAACTATGATGGTAACCTTGCAGAACGTATTACAGATCGTGTAGAAGGTATTAAAAATGTTGATGATGTACGTACTGTGATTATGGGGGACAATATTTTAGTTGCAATTGATACAAATGACAGAAATGATGCAAATGTTGAAAAAGAAGTACAAAAAGCAGTTAAGCCACTTGCAAAAGGGAAAAATATTAATGTTGTTACTGACGAGGGAACGTATAGCAGAGTAAGAAATCTTGATAATGATATTCGTCAAGGTAACAGAAGAGAAACAATTGATGCAGATATGAAAGACCTTTTTAGAAATGTTGACGAAACACTTCGTCGGCCATTTACAGATAATAATAACCGATAA